One Deefgea tanakiae genomic region harbors:
- a CDS encoding chaperone NapD, translated as MNIFSLVIRAVPGFLDEVKAAVMAVPGVELHIEHEGKLIITIEDIPGLRSSELLKKIQEIPRVASATLAYEYCDDETLPTQALPTPKQKNPEERLS; from the coding sequence ATGAATATTTTCAGCTTAGTCATCCGTGCCGTCCCTGGATTTCTGGATGAGGTTAAAGCCGCTGTCATGGCGGTTCCCGGCGTAGAGCTACACATTGAGCATGAAGGCAAACTCATCATCACCATCGAAGACATACCCGGCCTGCGTAGCTCTGAATTGCTAAAAAAAATCCAAGAAATCCCTCGTGTCGCCTCTGCGACGCTGGCCTATGAATACTGCGACGACGAGACATTGCCGACGCAAGCCCTACCGACTCCAAAACAAAAAAACCCCGAGGAACGTTTATCATGA